One Massilia sp. 9096 genomic window carries:
- a CDS encoding M28 family peptidase — protein MHRIVKNTLPLLLASAGSLASAQAADPVLPAHQAEIDAIVREISPARIKAYDDKLVGFGTRHTMSDTTSNTRGIGAARRWIKAELERCGAGKLDVQFDSHMHMVDSRISRPTEIVNVVATLPGTQAASKDRYYVVSGHYDSRVTDVMNYTADAPGANDDASGTAAVMEMACVMAKHKFDATLVFMTVAAEEQGLYGAANWAALAKARHLNIAGMFDNDIIGSSHDEKGNKDGSRVRLFAEGVPPPNLITPELRTLIATGGENDSITRQLGRYVKETGEAYVPNFHVDLIYRRDRYLRGGDHSPFLDAGYAAVRFTEPHEDFDHQHQDLRSENGKKIGDLAEFVDPDYIAQVTRVNAASLASLALAPAAPEGVKVLTKNLDNGTDLAWKANSEPDLAGYRVVWRETTAPLWQGAKFVGNVTSARLELSHDNLIFGVQAVDKDGNVSPATYPLPGR, from the coding sequence ATGCATCGCATCGTCAAGAACACCCTGCCCCTGCTGCTGGCCAGCGCCGGTTCGCTCGCTTCCGCCCAGGCCGCCGATCCCGTCCTGCCCGCGCACCAGGCCGAAATCGACGCCATCGTGCGCGAGATCTCGCCGGCGCGCATCAAGGCCTATGACGACAAACTGGTCGGCTTCGGCACCCGCCACACCATGTCCGACACCACGTCGAACACGCGCGGCATCGGCGCGGCGCGGCGCTGGATCAAGGCCGAGCTGGAGCGCTGCGGCGCGGGCAAGCTGGACGTGCAGTTCGACAGCCACATGCACATGGTCGACAGCCGCATCTCGCGCCCGACCGAGATCGTCAACGTGGTCGCGACCCTGCCCGGCACCCAGGCGGCCTCGAAGGACCGCTACTACGTGGTCAGCGGCCACTACGACTCGCGCGTCACCGACGTCATGAACTACACGGCCGACGCCCCGGGCGCCAATGACGACGCCTCCGGTACCGCGGCGGTGATGGAGATGGCCTGCGTGATGGCCAAGCACAAATTCGACGCGACACTGGTGTTCATGACGGTCGCCGCCGAGGAACAGGGCCTGTACGGCGCCGCCAACTGGGCCGCCCTGGCCAAGGCGCGCCACCTGAACATCGCCGGCATGTTCGACAACGACATCATCGGCAGCTCGCACGACGAAAAAGGCAACAAGGACGGCTCGCGCGTGCGCCTGTTCGCCGAAGGCGTGCCGCCGCCCAATCTGATCACGCCGGAGCTGCGCACCCTGATCGCCACCGGCGGCGAGAACGATTCGATCACGCGCCAGCTGGGCCGCTACGTGAAGGAAACCGGCGAAGCCTATGTGCCGAACTTCCACGTCGACCTGATCTACCGCCGCGACCGCTACCTGCGCGGCGGCGACCACAGCCCCTTCCTGGACGCCGGCTACGCCGCGGTGCGCTTCACCGAGCCGCACGAAGACTTCGACCACCAGCACCAGGACCTGCGCAGCGAGAACGGCAAGAAGATCGGCGACCTGGCTGAATTCGTCGACCCGGACTACATCGCCCAGGTCACGCGCGTGAACGCGGCCTCGCTGGCCTCGCTGGCGCTGGCGCCGGCCGCGCCGGAAGGCGTGAAGGTGCTGACCAAGAACCTCGACAACGGCACCGACCTGGCGTGGAAGGCGAACAGCGAACCCGACCTGGCCGGCTACCGGGTGGTGTGGCGCGAGACCACCGCGCCGCTGTGGCAAGGCGCGAAGTTCGTCGGCAACGTGACCAGCGCCCGTCTCGAGCTGTCGCACGACAACCTGATCTTCGGCGTCCAGGCCGTGGACAAGGACGGCAACGTCAGCCCGGCGACCTACCCGCTGCCGGGACGCTGA